Proteins from a single region of Amycolatopsis sp. CA-230715:
- a CDS encoding helix-turn-helix domain-containing protein: MAIVQRWTGRDAKMLRAALRLSVRDFATMLGVGARTVSKWEARGQGITPTPDMQAILDTALTRAPEDARHRFRLSQKTVSSADTAAAPARLNDGVPSFQVSAAQAAEDIEVFTASDLAARRASLIGLRPLSGAPLVRQIRQWAALVPTVPVRAGEVGEQELAELEQAVMFFRRWDASGKGGLHRKAVIGQLNAVTETLGDRSGTDLDHRRFQVVAELAQLAGWMTYDSGAFGLAQRYYLLALQACRQAGAVELGAKVIGDMTQLSTALGNYDDSLTLTRTALAIVPREGNPLVRSELLGLEARAHAQLGPSEAGNARRAVEACFEVFHAAAPGQHVDWIHYMNWAEVECLAANAHTEMALREPEPKRALVHAGHAEAHTFGAIDSRGGTYARSRILDQIRLGKVRLAQSEPGEAADIGLRALEQAGTMRSSVVVKWLNGLATPLADRYGDVRAVGELKTAVAAFQPATDAGQRDV; the protein is encoded by the coding sequence ATGGCGATCGTTCAACGCTGGACTGGCCGTGACGCCAAGATGTTGCGCGCCGCATTGCGCCTCAGCGTCCGAGACTTCGCCACGATGCTCGGCGTTGGCGCGCGGACAGTCAGCAAATGGGAAGCGCGGGGGCAAGGAATCACCCCGACACCCGACATGCAGGCGATCTTGGATACGGCTTTGACGCGGGCCCCGGAGGATGCCCGGCACCGCTTTCGACTGAGCCAAAAAACCGTCAGCTCGGCGGATACCGCTGCCGCACCAGCACGCCTGAACGACGGTGTGCCTTCTTTTCAGGTCTCAGCCGCACAAGCCGCTGAAGACATCGAGGTGTTCACCGCAAGCGACCTGGCCGCGCGACGTGCGTCCCTCATAGGGCTGCGGCCGTTGTCGGGTGCGCCGCTCGTGCGGCAGATCAGGCAGTGGGCGGCGCTGGTGCCCACGGTGCCTGTCCGTGCCGGCGAAGTCGGCGAGCAAGAACTGGCTGAGCTGGAGCAGGCTGTGATGTTCTTCCGCCGCTGGGATGCGTCCGGCAAGGGCGGACTGCACCGCAAAGCCGTGATCGGCCAGCTCAACGCCGTGACCGAAACCTTGGGCGACCGTTCGGGGACCGACCTCGATCACCGCCGGTTCCAGGTGGTGGCCGAACTGGCACAACTCGCTGGCTGGATGACCTACGACTCCGGTGCGTTCGGCCTGGCGCAGCGCTACTACCTGCTGGCCTTGCAGGCATGTCGGCAAGCTGGAGCTGTCGAACTCGGCGCCAAGGTGATCGGTGACATGACCCAACTGTCCACCGCGCTCGGCAATTACGACGACAGCCTCACGCTGACTCGTACAGCACTGGCCATCGTGCCGCGCGAAGGAAATCCGCTTGTTCGTTCGGAACTGCTCGGTCTGGAAGCGCGCGCTCATGCTCAGCTTGGTCCGAGCGAAGCGGGAAACGCTCGACGTGCGGTCGAGGCGTGCTTCGAAGTCTTTCACGCCGCCGCTCCGGGACAGCACGTCGACTGGATCCACTACATGAACTGGGCAGAAGTCGAATGCCTTGCGGCGAATGCCCACACGGAAATGGCGCTGCGGGAGCCGGAGCCGAAACGTGCACTTGTCCACGCTGGCCACGCCGAGGCGCACACGTTCGGGGCAATCGACAGTCGCGGTGGTACCTACGCGCGCAGCCGGATTCTGGACCAGATCCGGCTCGGCAAGGTGCGGTTGGCGCAATCGGAGCCAGGAGAAGCCGCCGACATCGGGCTGCGCGCTCTTGAGCAGGCTGGCACCATGCGCTCCTCCGTCGTGGTGAAGTGGCTCAACGGGCTGGCCACGCCCTTGGCGGATCGGTACGGCGACGTGCGAGCGGTCGGTGAGCTGAAGACGGCGGTGGCCGCTTTCCAGCCCGCGACGGACGCAGGGCAGCGCGATGTCTGA
- a CDS encoding response regulator transcription factor: MTTVVLADDEALLRKALASLLPLEGEITVLAEAEDGESAVAATLRHRPDVLVIDLEMPTVDGLGAVAEIRRTRPDQVILMLTRHARPGVLRKALKLGVQGFVSKSAEPAHITTVIRTLHEGKRWIDPDVSALAVVDDCPLTDREIDVLRETREGFSVADIATQLHLAEGTVRNYLSNAMQKTQTRTRHEAARYAREHDWL, from the coding sequence ATGACCACCGTGGTGCTCGCCGACGACGAAGCCCTCCTCCGCAAGGCGCTGGCGTCGCTGCTCCCGCTCGAAGGCGAGATCACCGTGCTCGCCGAAGCGGAGGACGGCGAATCCGCCGTGGCCGCCACCTTGCGGCACCGGCCCGACGTGCTCGTCATCGATCTCGAAATGCCCACTGTGGACGGTCTCGGCGCGGTCGCGGAGATCCGCCGCACGCGCCCGGACCAGGTGATCCTGATGCTGACCCGGCACGCCAGGCCCGGCGTGCTCCGCAAGGCGCTGAAGCTCGGCGTGCAAGGTTTCGTCAGCAAGTCGGCGGAACCGGCGCACATCACGACGGTCATCAGGACCCTGCACGAGGGCAAGCGCTGGATCGACCCCGACGTGTCCGCGCTCGCCGTCGTCGACGACTGCCCGCTCACCGACCGCGAGATCGACGTGCTGCGCGAAACCCGCGAAGGATTCTCCGTCGCCGACATCGCCACCCAGCTCCACCTCGCCGAGGGCACCGTGCGCAACTACCTGTCGAACGCGATGCAGAAAACCCAAACCCGAACCCGCCACGAAGCGGCCCGCTACGCCCGAGAACACGACTGGCTCTAG
- a CDS encoding GNAT family N-acetyltransferase translates to MSDEIEYAHVCGTAAAELLPDLRELYLDVYREPPYHWGAEHADLFAGRFQSQRRAPGFDLVTASGPTGLVGFTFGVTLRPDTPWWHNLVTAVDPGVTQEWSRRTFAVVELLVRRPWRRRKIAARLHDELLAGRPEERATLTVLPTATPAQRAYAAWGWRPVAQKRNPLPGAPIFDVMVRALAANS, encoded by the coding sequence ATGTCTGACGAGATCGAGTACGCCCACGTCTGCGGGACGGCCGCGGCGGAACTGCTGCCGGATCTCCGCGAGCTCTACCTGGACGTCTACCGAGAACCGCCGTACCACTGGGGCGCCGAGCACGCGGACCTCTTCGCTGGGCGGTTCCAGTCCCAGCGCCGAGCCCCTGGATTCGATCTGGTGACCGCATCCGGCCCGACGGGGCTGGTCGGGTTCACCTTCGGCGTCACGCTTCGACCGGACACGCCGTGGTGGCACAACCTCGTGACCGCGGTCGATCCGGGGGTGACACAGGAATGGTCCCGACGAACCTTCGCCGTGGTCGAACTCCTGGTGCGTCGCCCATGGCGCCGCCGGAAGATCGCCGCTCGGCTACACGATGAGCTGCTGGCGGGTCGGCCGGAGGAACGCGCGACCCTCACGGTGCTGCCCACCGCGACTCCAGCGCAGCGCGCCTACGCGGCTTGGGGGTGGCGGCCGGTTGCCCAGAAACGGAATCCGCTCCCCGGAGCGCCGATCTTCGACGTGATGGTGAGGGCGCTGGCCGCGAATTCCTAG
- a CDS encoding sensor histidine kinase, with amino-acid sequence MGTLTKAQYRMRKLNLVSMIPPLVAVGALLVAIDAKTWWQAVVLGIGVVAAIVATERWTAGHLFRVAWPCLIVTAAVWILGALTFDGHTSFYGITIVGPLIIPKLPRRRGAAALVLIAFVAAVGALKLLVSPGNLPATLIQYLVIPTAATVVATGLMIPGQRFYDLVEELDQSREREAELAVIRERMRFASDLHDIQGHTLHVVKLKIALAEKLLHSDLDRVAEELGELHALVGDTIKQTKELAYAQRRLNLSAELENAKNLFEAASIRVRVDREAEVDAQAGELLGQVLRETTTNILRHAQAKQVRITLSASGITIVNDGVADAPLPELSGLATLRQRLADSGGELTVEQKDRRFVTAAAFPRNREAGKDDR; translated from the coding sequence ATGGGCACCCTCACCAAGGCGCAGTACCGGATGCGCAAGCTCAACCTGGTCTCGATGATCCCGCCGCTGGTCGCCGTCGGTGCGCTGCTGGTGGCGATCGACGCCAAGACCTGGTGGCAGGCGGTTGTACTGGGCATCGGCGTGGTGGCGGCCATCGTGGCCACCGAACGGTGGACCGCGGGGCACCTGTTCCGTGTCGCGTGGCCCTGCCTGATCGTCACCGCGGCGGTGTGGATCCTCGGCGCGCTGACGTTCGACGGCCACACTTCGTTCTACGGCATCACCATCGTCGGCCCCCTCATCATTCCCAAGCTGCCGAGGCGGCGGGGCGCGGCGGCGCTGGTCCTGATCGCCTTCGTCGCCGCGGTGGGCGCGCTGAAACTGCTGGTGTCACCGGGAAATCTGCCCGCCACGCTCATCCAGTACCTCGTCATCCCCACCGCCGCGACCGTGGTGGCGACCGGCCTCATGATTCCGGGGCAGCGCTTCTACGACCTCGTGGAGGAGCTGGATCAGTCGCGGGAACGCGAAGCCGAGCTGGCCGTGATCCGGGAGCGCATGCGGTTCGCCAGCGATCTGCACGACATCCAGGGGCACACGCTGCACGTGGTGAAGCTGAAGATCGCGCTCGCCGAGAAGCTGCTGCACAGCGATCTCGACCGGGTGGCAGAGGAACTGGGGGAACTGCACGCGCTGGTCGGCGACACCATCAAGCAGACCAAGGAACTCGCCTACGCGCAGCGGCGGCTCAACCTGTCCGCGGAACTGGAGAACGCGAAGAACCTCTTCGAAGCCGCGAGCATCCGCGTGCGCGTCGACCGCGAGGCCGAGGTCGACGCGCAGGCGGGCGAGCTGCTCGGGCAGGTCCTGCGCGAAACCACGACCAACATCCTGCGCCACGCGCAGGCGAAGCAGGTGCGGATCACGCTCTCCGCGTCCGGTATCACCATCGTCAACGACGGCGTGGCGGACGCGCCGCTCCCCGAACTCAGCGGACTCGCCACCCTGCGGCAACGACTGGCGGACAGCGGCGGCGAGCTGACCGTGGAGCAGAAGGACCGCCGTTTCGTGACGGCCGCGGCTTTCCCGCGGAATCGGGAAGCGGGAAAGGACGACAGATGA
- a CDS encoding ABC transporter ATP-binding protein, which yields MTSTPVIDVDRLNLSYGDFPAVKDLTFQVARGEFYALLGTNGAGKTSTLETIEGHRTATSGTVRVFGQSPRDRRAVRPRMGIMLQESGFSPDLTVRESVRLIGKLTERTDRVDRVLGIVDLVRKAGTKVSQLSGGEKRRLDFATAVYGTPELVFLDEPTTGLDIQSRDALWDAVDELREAGSTIVLTTHYLEEAQQRADRIGLMHKGAFHREGTVSELTRTLPSTIDFTLPPHAPLPPLQATRESDGKFLVETFELQKDLYTLLGWAQDNAIELGELEAGPTSLDDVFRAIDRA from the coding sequence ATGACCTCGACACCAGTCATCGACGTTGACCGGCTGAACCTCAGCTACGGCGATTTCCCCGCCGTGAAGGACCTGACCTTCCAAGTGGCGCGCGGCGAGTTCTACGCGCTGCTCGGCACGAACGGGGCGGGCAAGACCTCGACCCTGGAGACCATCGAAGGCCACCGCACGGCCACCTCCGGCACCGTGCGGGTCTTCGGGCAGAGCCCGCGTGACCGGCGCGCCGTGCGGCCCCGGATGGGGATCATGCTGCAGGAAAGCGGGTTTTCCCCCGATCTGACCGTACGGGAATCGGTGCGGCTGATCGGCAAGCTCACCGAGCGGACCGACCGGGTCGACCGCGTGCTCGGCATCGTCGACCTCGTGCGCAAGGCGGGAACCAAGGTGTCCCAGCTCTCCGGCGGCGAGAAGCGGCGGCTCGACTTCGCCACCGCGGTGTACGGCACGCCGGAACTGGTCTTCCTCGACGAACCCACCACCGGCCTTGACATCCAGTCGCGGGACGCGCTCTGGGACGCCGTCGACGAACTGCGCGAAGCCGGTTCCACCATCGTGCTCACCACGCACTACCTCGAAGAGGCCCAGCAGCGCGCCGATCGCATCGGGCTCATGCACAAGGGCGCTTTCCACCGCGAGGGCACCGTTTCCGAGCTGACCAGGACGCTACCGTCCACAATAGACTTCACGCTGCCGCCCCACGCGCCGCTGCCGCCGTTGCAGGCCACGCGCGAAAGCGACGGCAAGTTCCTCGTCGAGACGTTCGAGCTGCAGAAGGATCTCTACACGCTGCTCGGCTGGGCGCAGGACAACGCGATCGAACTCGGTGAGCTCGAAGCGGGGCCGACCAGCCTCGACGACGTCTTCCGCGCCATCGACCGCGCCTGA